ACTGGATACCCCGGACAGAATCGGTCAGGCAGGAATACATAAAATAGGACTTGGCGTTTTGTTAGGACTGGAAGACTGGCGTGTAGATAGTTTTTTTAACGCACTCCATATTGATTATCTGCAAAAAGCATATTGGCAAACCAAATATTCTGTATCCTTCCCGCGTTTACGTCCTGCATCGGGTATCGGAGAACCTAATTTCCATATGGATGACCGGGATCTGGTCCAGTTGATATGTGCATATCGACTCTGGAATGAAGATCTCGAGATTTCTATCTCCACACGGGAAAGTGAACACTTCCGAAACCATATCATTCCTCTGGGTGTCACAACCATGAGTGCCGAATCCAAAACAAATCCCGGAGGATATACAGTGGATCCGCAATCTCTGGAACAGTTTGAAATATCCGATGAAAGACCAGTATCCGATATAGAACAGCTTATCAGATCCAAAGGATATGAAGCGGTATGGAAGGATTGGGATTCTGTATTTTCATAATCATCCACAAAAACTGAACAGATTCTACTGCTTTTAAATTATATCAAATGCTACCCAGAGAAGAAATACTACGCTATAAAAAACATATTATGCTTCCGGAAATCGGAATGGATGGTCAGAAAAAAATACGCAACGCCCGTGTGTTGGTGGTCGGATCAGGAGGCCTGGGATCACCTGTACTTTCTTACCTTACAGGTGCCGGAGTAGGTACTATCGGAATTATTGATTTTGACAGGGTTGAAACAGATAATCTGCACCGGCAGATTCTTTTTACAGAAAGCGATCTGAAAAAAGATAAAGTGTCAACAGCCATCTCTAAACTGCAGCAACATAATTCAGGTATTGAGTTTATTGCACATACACTAAAATTAGATCCTTCTAATGCAACAGAGATTTTTGATACATATGATCTGATTATTGATGGGAGCGATAATTTTGCCACCCGTTATCTCAGTAATGATACTTGTGTGTCATTGGGAAAACCGCTGGTCTTTGGAAGTGTATTGAATTTCCAGGGACAACTCGCTGTATTTAATCACAAGGGCTCTAAAAACCTGAGAGATCTGTTTCCCTTACCCCCACCTTCAGAAGATGTTCCTAATTGTGATGAAAACGGAGTCATCGGTACACTTCCGGGTATTATAGGCTGCATGATGGCACAGGAAGCATTAAAACTAATAACAGGATTACCCACTCTTCACAACGAATTTGTACTGTTTGACACCCTGCATTTGCAAATGCGCAAACTACACTTTTAACCTCCTGTTCTGAACAATTCCTACTTCAGAAAAGTATATTCCAACTCTATTTTATTCCACTCACAAAGTGCAATTTATTTCGCTATTACTAAATAATACCGAAATAAGTTGCATGATTGCGTTTTTCGAATAAAACATCAGAAAATAAACATAACAAACTAACAAACAGATGCTTAAAAACAATATGCACAATTATTTAATTGACTAAAAAAATGGAAAACTTTCAAACACTTCACATGAATTTAAAATTTAATTAGTTAAAAATCAGACTATTAATAATTAATTGCAAATTATTACACGCAAAAACAATTTTTTATTTTTTAAATCAAGCTTAATTAACCAAATTTACATTAAACAATAAAAATGCGCTACTTTGCGTGTTTTAAAACGAACTAACAATTTTAATACATTCGATTATGAAGAAATCTACATTACTTCTATTAAGTACGTTTCTGCTTCTGGCCCAGGCTATAGCGCAACAAATAACTGTTTCAGGAAAAGTTACGTCAGGCGGAACTCCGGTAGCCGGGGTATCCGTCAGTGTAAAAAACACAAAAGAAGCGACCCTAACGAATCAATTAGGGGATTATTCTGTCAAAGCAAAGCAAGGTGATGTATTAGTATTTTCACATATTGGCTATGTAAGACAGGAACAAACGGTCGGTACTTCAACAACTATAGCTGTCCAGTTACAGTCGGATGC
The Sphingobacterium spiritivorum genome window above contains:
- a CDS encoding HesA/MoeB/ThiF family protein — its product is MLPREEILRYKKHIMLPEIGMDGQKKIRNARVLVVGSGGLGSPVLSYLTGAGVGTIGIIDFDRVETDNLHRQILFTESDLKKDKVSTAISKLQQHNSGIEFIAHTLKLDPSNATEIFDTYDLIIDGSDNFATRYLSNDTCVSLGKPLVFGSVLNFQGQLAVFNHKGSKNLRDLFPLPPPSEDVPNCDENGVIGTLPGIIGCMMAQEALKLITGLPTLHNEFVLFDTLHLQMRKLHF